A single window of Acidimicrobiales bacterium DNA harbors:
- a CDS encoding inorganic diphosphatase, producing MGITLKPGNPDYAEPTLSASAGAPRGNTTIMQIEVIVEIPKGTRNKYEADENGAIWLDRMLFTATRYPEDYGYVPDTLADDGDPLDAMVVLEEPTFPGCHIHARPVGVFSMRDEEGQDYKLLCVPASDPRWEGVNELEDVPAHELREIGHFFQIYKDLEPGKGTELGGWQGRDEAERIVEESRQRFTKQPRAGG from the coding sequence ATAACGCTGAAACCCGGCAATCCGGACTACGCGGAGCCAACCTTGTCGGCGAGCGCGGGCGCGCCGCGTGGTAACACAACGATCATGCAGATCGAGGTGATCGTCGAGATCCCGAAGGGGACACGCAACAAGTACGAGGCCGATGAGAACGGCGCCATCTGGCTGGACCGGATGCTCTTCACCGCCACCCGTTATCCCGAGGATTACGGGTACGTCCCGGACACGCTGGCGGACGACGGAGATCCCCTGGACGCGATGGTCGTGCTGGAGGAGCCCACTTTCCCGGGTTGCCACATCCATGCCAGGCCGGTCGGGGTCTTCAGCATGCGCGACGAGGAGGGGCAGGACTACAAGCTCCTTTGCGTCCCTGCGAGCGACCCTCGGTGGGAGGGCGTCAACGAGCTGGAAGACGTTCCCGCCCACGAGCTGCGCGAGATCGGCCACTTCTTCCAGATCTACAAGGACCTCGAGCCCGGCAAGGGAACCGAGCTCGGAGGTTGGCAGGGGCGCGACGAAGCTGAGCGGATCGTCGAGGAGTCGAGGCAGAGGTTCACGAAGCAGCCGCGGGCCGGCGGCTGA